The following are from one region of the Corylus avellana chromosome ca1, CavTom2PMs-1.0 genome:
- the LOC132167718 gene encoding putative disease resistance protein RGA1 codes for MPRGLGQLTNLQTLSTFVVHKDPLSRHSSELKELNGLNNLRGHLEIKNLRHGKDATSECKAANLKEKQHLDALDLRWSFKLGGVIASDDIVDDEVLLEVLQPHLNLKQLRLEGNYGSRLPIWLLSLTNLVRFQLERCKNCQYLPPLNQLPSLKVLCLLRMDALEYISLGSGDSNEFSSFFSSLEEINLQFCPNLKGWLRRRDSSVEVNSDSHNFVEITEHPLLPSFPRLSKLDIFRCPLLTSMPMFPHLEEYFYIENSSSKPLQQTMMMNMATPQSPTSTATASSSSTPLSKLKSIQLTSIEDLETLPEDWSKNLTSLESLKIFSCNRLSSLSPGIQHLTALQNLVLYNCRVLEPVNDEDGMQWQGLKSLLSLNIQNLPKLVSLPLGLQHATTLQSLEISNCENLTAIPEWIHNCTSLQKLVIKGCANLTSLPEGMRSLTYLQTLKIEECPILLQRCEREAGEDWAKIAHIPELKLTYPESDAEVAEPAKEQKKQRIWSIFKKSRALNA; via the exons ATGCCACGTGGGTTGGGGCAACTGACTAATCTTCAGACTTTATCAACATTTGTGGTCCACAAGGATCCTCTCTCTAGGCATAGCAGTGAGTTAAAAGAACTAAACGGACTAAATAACCTGAGAGGACACTTAGAAATTAAAAATCTGAGACACGGGAAAGATGCTACGTCAGAATGTAAGGCTGCAAATTTAAAGGAGAAACAACATCTTGATGCTTTGGATTTACGGTGGAGTTTCAAATTAGGAGGTGTCATTGCTTCGGAcgatattgttgatgatgaagtGTTATTGGAAGTCCTCCAACCGCACCTAAATCTGAAACAACTTCGTTTAGAAGGCAATTACGGTTCAAGGCTTCCGATTTGGCTTTTGTCACTCACAAATCTTGTTAGATTTCAGTTAGAGCGGTGTAAGAATTGCCAGTATCTGCCACCATTGAATCAACTTCCTTCTCTCAAAGTTCTTTGTCTTCTCAGAATGGATGCTCTGGAGTACATATCATTAGGCAGTGGTGATAGCAAtgagttttcttcctttttctcctctcttgaGGAAATCAACCTCCAATTTTGCCCTAATCTCAAGGGGTGGTTGAGGAGGAGGGATTCTTCTGTGGAGGTCAATAGTGATAGTCataattttgttgaaataaCGGAGCATCCTTTACTCCCTTCCTTTCCTCGTCTTTCAAAATTAGACATTTTTCGTTGCCCTTTGTTGACCTCCATGCCAATGTTTCCACATcttgaagaatatttttatattgaaaattCTAGCTCAAAGCCACTGCAACAgacaatgatgatgaatatggCAACACCGCAAAGTCCAACGTCAACAGCAACAGCCTCCTCTTCATCCACTCCTCTCTCAAAATTGAAGTCTATACAACTGACTAGCATTGAGGATCTAGAAACTCTGCCAGAAGATTGGTCAAAAAACCTCACTTCTCTCGAATCTTTAAAGATATTTAGCTGCAATAGGTTAAGTTCTCTTTCCCCAGGTATACAACATCTCACTGCCCTGCAAAACCTGGTCCTTTATAATTGTCGTGTGCTTGAGCCTGTCAATGATGAGGATGGGATGCAGTGGCAAGGCCTTAAGAGCCTCCTCTCTTTGAATATTCAAAATCTTCCGAAATTGGTGTCTCTTCCGTTGGGGCTTCAACATGCAACCACTCTACAAAGCCTCGAGATTTCAAATTGTGAAAACTTGACGGCTATACCAGAGTGGATCCACAACTGCACATCACTTCAAAAGCTTGTAATTAAGGGATGCGCCAATTTGACATCACTGCCCGAAGGAATGCGTAGCCTAACGTATTTGCAGACGCTGAAAATTGAGGAGTGTCCCATCTTACTGCAAAGATGTGAGAGAGAAGCGGGTGAGGATTGGGCCAAGATTGCTCACATTCCAGAGTTAAAATTAACGTATCCAGAGTCAG ATGCAGAAGTAGCAGAACCAGCTAAAGAACAGAAGAAACAGAGGATTTGGAGTATATTCAAAAAATCTAGGGCGCTGAATGCATGA